In Mycobacterium branderi, the DNA window CGAGCGGGCGCGCCGACGCGGCCTGACCCTGGGCAAACAAGGCCCCGATCTCATGTCGCAGCTAAGCGGCTGGATCACCCCGGAGCTGCGCGCCACCCTCGAAGCCGTGTGGGCCAAACTCGCCGCCCCCGGCATGTGCAACCCCGCCGACACGACACCCGTCGTCGACGGAACACCCCCCGAGGAGGCGGCCCAACGCGACACCCGCAGCACCGCCCAACGCCAGCACGATGGGCTGCTCGCGGGGCTACGCGCGCTGCTGGCCTCCGGAGAACTCGGTCAGCACAACGGGCTACCGGCCAGCATCATCGTCACCACCAACCTGCAAGACCTCGAAGCCGGCACCGGACACGGCCTCACCGGCGGCGGAACACTACTCCCGATGTCCGATGTGATCCGGCTGGCCTCCCACGCCCACCACTACCTAGCCATCTTCGACAAAGGCAAAGCCCTGGCGCTGTATCACACCAAACGCTTAGCCTCCCCCGCCCAACGAATCGTGCTCTACGCCAAAGACCGCGGGTGCAGCTTCCCCAACTGCCCCGTACCCGGCTATCACTGCGAGGCCCACCACTGCACCCCGTATGCCCAATGCCACACCACCGACGTCAACGACCTCACCCTAGGCTGCGGCGGGCACCACCCCATCGCCGAAGACGGCTGGACCACCCGCAAAAACACCCACGGCGACACCGAATGGATCCCACCCCCACACCTCGACCACGGCCAACCCCGCACCAACCGATACCACCACCCGGAGAAGCTCCTCCGCGAAGACGAAGACGACGACCCGTAGCGAATTACGCTCCGCGCGAAAGCTTTTCGGCCAGGCGGCGGTTCACCGGTTCTGGCAGCAGCTCAGAGACGTCGCCGCCCATCGAGGCGACCTCCTTGGCCAGTGACGACGACACGAACGAATACCGGGGCGTGGTCGCCACGAAAAACGTGTCCACGCCGGCTATGTGCTTGTTCATCTGCGCCATCTGCAACTCGTATTCGAAGTCGGTGCCGGTGCGCAGACCCTTGACGATGGCGGTCAGCCCGCGGGACCGGACAAAGTCCACCACCAACCCAGAACCGGACTCAACCCGCAGATTGGGCAGATGCGCGGTCGACTCCTCGATCATCGCGATGCGTTCTTCGACGCTGAACATGCCCTTCTTGTTCGGATTGACCAGCACGGCGGCCACCACTTCGTCGAACTGCGCAGCCGCCCGCTCGAGGATGTCGACGTGTCCCAGCGTCACCGGGTCGAATGATCCCGGGCATACCGCGCCGCTCATGGCTCACGACGGTATCAGCCCGCTCCGGACCGTTCGGCCAGCTCCAGCCGGGTGTCGCCGTAGCGGCGCTGCGGCAACATGACCCAGCCGTCGGGCCAGGCCAGCGGCGCACTGGCAATGGCGCGCTCGAACACCGCAAGAGTCCCGGAAACTGTCCAACCGCGCGCAGTCAATGCGCCCAGCACCGCGTGGATCTCGGCGGCGTCGACGTCGTAGGGCGGATCGGCCAGCACCAGGTCGACGGGTGCCGGAGCACCGCCGGCCAAGACCGCCGAAACGCTGCCCCGGCGAAGCGTCGCACCGGTCAGGCCCAGCGTCGCGATGTTGCGCTCGATCACCGCCGCAGCCCGCCGATCGGACTCGACGAACAACACCGACGCGGCCCCACGCGACAACGCCTCCAAGCCGAGCGCCCCCGAGCCAGCGTAGAGATCCAGCACCGAGATACCGCCGAGATCCAGCCGCGCGCTCAACACGTTGAACAGCGCTTCACGCACCCGATCGGTGGTCGGCCGGGTCCCGCGCGGCGGCACCGCGATCCGTCGCCCCCCGGCGACACCGGCGATGATGCGGGTCAGCGCAACACCACCAGCAGATCCCCGCCCTCGACCTGGGCGGTGGTGGAGACCGCCACCCGTTCGACGGTGGCATCAACCGGCGCGGTGATCGGGGCCTCCATCTTCATGGCCTCGATGGTGGCAATGGTCTGCCCGGCACTGACTCGATCGCCTTCGGCCACACCGATTGTCACGACACCGGCGAACGGTGCGGCGATATGGCCGGGGTTGGCGCGGTCCGCCTTTTCGGCGGCGGGAATGCTGCTGGCGATGTTGCGGTCTCGCACCTCCACCGGCCGCAGCTGACCGTTGATGATGCACATCACCGTGCGCATGCCGCGTTCGTCCGGTTCGGAGATCGCCTCCAGCCCGATCAGCAACTCGACGCCGGGTTCCAGCTGCACCCGGTGCTCTTCGCCTTGGCGCAGGCCGTAGAAGAACTGGTTGGCCGACAACTGCGAGGTGTCACCGTAGGCTTCCCGATGGGCCTCGAATTCCTTTGTCGGGCCGGGGAACAGCAGCCGGTTCAAGGTGGCCTGCCGCTTGGGGCCGGCCAACGCCAGCGTCGCCTCGTCCTCCGGGCTCAGCTCGGGAGCCGGTTTGGCCGGGGCACGACCGGCCAGCGCGTTGGTGCGCAGCGGCTCGGGCCACCCGCCCGGCGGATCACCCAGCTCTCCGCGCAGGAATCCCAGCACAGATTCAGGAATGTCGAATCGCGATGGATCCGAAGCGAATTCGTCGGCGGTGATCCCGGCACCCACCAACGCCAGCGCCAGATCGCCGACCACCTTCGACGTCGGAGTCACCTTGACCAGCCGGCCCAGCAGCCGGTCCGCGGCCGCGTAGTTCTCTTCGATCTCCTCGAAGCGGTCACCCAGGCCCAGCGCGATCGCCTGCTGGCGCAGATTCGACAGCTGCCCACCGGGAATCTCGTGGTCGTACACCCGGCCCGTCGGCGCCGGTAACCCGGATTCGAAGGGCGCGTACACCTTTCGCAGTGCCTCCCAGTACGGCTCCAGGTCGCAGACCGCCGACAGGGATAGCCCGGTGTCGTAGTCCGTGTGCGCGGCCGCAGCGACGATCGAGCTCAGCGCGGGCTGGCTGGTGGTGCCCGCCAGCGGCGCCGCGGCCCCGTCGACCGCGTCGGCCCCGGCATGCCACGCCGTCACATAGGTGCCCAGCTGCCCGCCCGGCGTGTCGTGGGTGTGCACATGGATCGGCAGGTCGAAACGACTGCGCAGCGCACTGATCAACCGCTGCGCGGCGCCGGCCCGCAACAGCCCGGCCATGTCCTTGATGCCCAGTACGTGCGCACCCGCGTCGACGATCTGCTCGGCGAGCTTGAGGTAGTAATCCAGCGTGTAGATGTTCTCGTCCGGATTGGCCAGGTCGCCGGTATAGCACATCGCGACTTCGGCTATGGCAGAACCTGTTTCACGCACCGCGTCGATCGCCGGTCGCATCGACTCGACATTGTTGAGCGCGTCGAAGATCCGGAAGATGTCGATCCCGGTCGCCGTGGCCTCCTCGACAAACGCCGATGTCACGATCTCCGGATACGGCGTGTAGCCAACGGTGTTGCGGCCCCGCAGCAGCATCTGCAGGCAGATATTGGGCATCGCCTCGCGCAGCGCGGCCAGCCGCTCCCACGGGTCTTCCTTCAGAAAACGCAGTGCCACATCGTAAGTCGCACCACCCCAGCATTCCATCGACAGCAGCTGCGGGGTGAGCCGAGCGATGTAGGGCGCCACCCTCAGCAGGCCGGCGGTCCGTATCCGGGTGGCAAGCAGCGACTGGTGCGCGTCGCGGAACGTGGTCTCGGTCACCAGAACCGCAGCGGATTCCCGCATCCAGCGGGCAAACCCCTCCGGGCCCAACTCGACCAGCCGTTGCTTGGAGCCGGGCGGCGGCGGCGCGTCCAGGTCGATGTCGGGCAGCTTGTCGTGCGGATATACCGCCGACGGGCGAGAGCCGTGCGGCTTG includes these proteins:
- a CDS encoding 13E12 repeat family protein, encoding MRSSSREEIVEAFDALEADLKRALDLSFEVLTTPECLAMLERFETIRRRLPAVEHPLINQLAEQASDTELGGTLRFALAERLRITPAEASRRIHDAKDLAPRQAMTGEPLDARLPATAAAQRAGQIGTAHVAVIRGFMHRLPGFVDAETREHAEAHLAELAGQHRPDDLAMLAQRLTDCLNPDGDFSDDERARRRGLTLGKQGPDLMSQLSGWITPELRATLEAVWAKLAAPGMCNPADTTPVVDGTPPEEAAQRDTRSTAQRQHDGLLAGLRALLASGELGQHNGLPASIIVTTNLQDLEAGTGHGLTGGGTLLPMSDVIRLASHAHHYLAIFDKGKALALYHTKRLASPAQRIVLYAKDRGCSFPNCPVPGYHCEAHHCTPYAQCHTTDVNDLTLGCGGHHPIAEDGWTTRKNTHGDTEWIPPPHLDHGQPRTNRYHHPEKLLREDEDDDP
- the coaD gene encoding pantetheine-phosphate adenylyltransferase, whose amino-acid sequence is MSGAVCPGSFDPVTLGHVDILERAAAQFDEVVAAVLVNPNKKGMFSVEERIAMIEESTAHLPNLRVESGSGLVVDFVRSRGLTAIVKGLRTGTDFEYELQMAQMNKHIAGVDTFFVATTPRYSFVSSSLAKEVASMGGDVSELLPEPVNRRLAEKLSRGA
- the rsmD gene encoding 16S rRNA (guanine(966)-N(2))-methyltransferase RsmD; amino-acid sequence: MTRIIAGVAGGRRIAVPPRGTRPTTDRVREALFNVLSARLDLGGISVLDLYAGSGALGLEALSRGAASVLFVESDRRAAAVIERNIATLGLTGATLRRGSVSAVLAGGAPAPVDLVLADPPYDVDAAEIHAVLGALTARGWTVSGTLAVFERAIASAPLAWPDGWVMLPQRRYGDTRLELAERSGAG
- a CDS encoding pyruvate carboxylase — protein: MISKVLVANRGEIAIRAFRAAYELGIGTVAVYPYEDRNSVHRLKADESYQIGEEGHPVRAYLSVDEIVETARRAGADAIYPGYGFLSENPELADACARAGITFVGPSAAVLELTGNKSRAIATAREAGLPVLMSSAPSASVDELVAFAEKMQFPLFVKAVAGGGGRGMRRVNDAALLAEAIESASREAESAFGDPTVYLEQAVINPRHIEVQILADTHGNVIHLYERDCSVQRRHQKVIELAPAPNLDPVLRERICADAVAFARHIGYSCAGTVEFLLDERGHHVFIEMNPRIQVEHTVTEEITDVDLVSSQLRIAAGESLDDLGLRQEAIRPHGAALQCRITTEDPANGFRPDTGRISAYRSPGGAGIRLDGGTNLGAEISAHFDSMLVKLTCRGRDFPAAVARARRAIAEFRIRGVSTNIPFLQAVLDDPDFRAGRITTSFIDERPQLLTARSSADRGTKILNYLADVTVNKPHGSRPSAVYPHDKLPDIDLDAPPPPGSKQRLVELGPEGFARWMRESAAVLVTETTFRDAHQSLLATRIRTAGLLRVAPYIARLTPQLLSMECWGGATYDVALRFLKEDPWERLAALREAMPNICLQMLLRGRNTVGYTPYPEIVTSAFVEEATATGIDIFRIFDALNNVESMRPAIDAVRETGSAIAEVAMCYTGDLANPDENIYTLDYYLKLAEQIVDAGAHVLGIKDMAGLLRAGAAQRLISALRSRFDLPIHVHTHDTPGGQLGTYVTAWHAGADAVDGAAAPLAGTTSQPALSSIVAAAAHTDYDTGLSLSAVCDLEPYWEALRKVYAPFESGLPAPTGRVYDHEIPGGQLSNLRQQAIALGLGDRFEEIEENYAAADRLLGRLVKVTPTSKVVGDLALALVGAGITADEFASDPSRFDIPESVLGFLRGELGDPPGGWPEPLRTNALAGRAPAKPAPELSPEDEATLALAGPKRQATLNRLLFPGPTKEFEAHREAYGDTSQLSANQFFYGLRQGEEHRVQLEPGVELLIGLEAISEPDERGMRTVMCIINGQLRPVEVRDRNIASSIPAAEKADRANPGHIAAPFAGVVTIGVAEGDRVSAGQTIATIEAMKMEAPITAPVDATVERVAVSTTAQVEGGDLLVVLR